In Xiphophorus maculatus strain JP 163 A chromosome 17, X_maculatus-5.0-male, whole genome shotgun sequence, the genomic stretch tgagactttagactgaaagTCTTTCACCAACTTATCTACGTCATTACAGattaagggtgaggaagaagagtagatttgatgaaaagtttctgctgtgttgtcagtgagagaacgttttgtgatggttgctgtttgtccaagtgggttaaaagataaagaactttcaaagataacaggaagtgatgcgacaggcgacatcagttacagagacattggaaatattcacagccttactgataaccaggtccagtgtgtgtccttgagtgtgtgttgcttgttgtgttagaccaaaagtctctaaaatattagcgagcttttttgcccctctgtcttgggggttgtcaacatgaatgttgaaatcaccaacaattattaaacaatcataatcaatacatataagagatagaagctcattcaagtcagtaaagaaatttttcacgtttgttggagttttgtataaagttagtgtcaaagttcgtttgtggcctttaacctcaataccaagatactcaaaagatttattttcaccaggaaaagaaatcactctCGTTTTCTTGGGATTACAAACGtgactgattccatttactgcctcatctccaacaataagcACTCTTGGCATACCTTTCGTTTTCCTGGTGGTTGCTTTGTCCTTTGGAGCTTTGGGGGGTGGATGTGATGGACTtgcctcattgttgatgtttgaaggcgaggtttcactcagaggctcaggctgtaatacagaaaatctgtttttcagtgggattcccaGAGGCAGAATGTTTTGAGGCCCGGGCTGGTCGCTCTGTCCTTGGGAGCGGGTCGGTGGAACCgttttggttgcagctgcttgtttgtttttctttggtggagcaggtgCTGAGGTTGAAGGTGGGTTTCGGCTCAGAGCCGGCCACGCTGATTCGTCCAGGTGAGGGGTTCTCCCTGTCAGTCGCCTCATCAGATCTGCGGTGTGAGACGTTTGTTTCGGCTTGGCACCCAGAGCGTTCCAGGGTGAGCTGCTTGGTGCGAGGCGTACGACCTCTCCGTTgatttgaggaagagttgtTTCATTTCCACAGTTAGCGTTGATTTCAAAGTTCACCTCCAGCTGTTGAATCTTCATTTCTATAGACTGAAGTCGTTGTATAATACTGCTAATGTCCGTGGGGTCGGCTGGAGGCATTTTGTCCTGGTTCAACTTGGAGGTAAAGAAAtgtaaggtaaaaataaaagtaagcaAACCCCCCAGTCCTTAGATTTGAAGTAATCCAGTTATGATGTCgataatgtaaatataactataaaatcTGTGACTTTAAAGATAACTGGCTGCCAGAGTTATCAGTGAGGACCAGAGAGAGCAGGATAAgctgttcctccttcagctgGCAGAGTTTAGTCTCCTACTTTAGCATTAGTTTCCACAAAATACAATGTtagtgtagcgctttagcattagcagaactaatgtttatgattagtgcttttaGCTAACTTTTTAGCTAGCGGTGCCTAAAACAAGCGCCAGTGTTGCTTAACCTTTTAATTTTGATCAAGAAAGATGTTTTATCTCTGAGTGAAGTTTGGTGTTGAAATATTTAGCTGGATTGAGTTCAGTTTGAAGGAGGAGCTCAGCTTGTTCTGTGACATCCAATCAGAGCAGCTAGTAGCTCTGATAAACCTTTAGGACCTCTGCTGCCCATCAGTCTGTCACTGCGACCCGGACCGACATGCTGaggctgctgctcctgctgctgtccACATGGACGGGCTCAGCCATGGTCAGGTAGGACCAACAACAGCTTCTTATTCAGCCACAAGTTTACAAATGAGGTGAATCAAGATTAATACTTCCCcctaaaatatctaaaactaAAGGTGTTGggatctctttattttattttattttatacagaaaatgcagattttagtGATCAGATCCAGTGTTGTTCAAAGTGGGGGGCGCAGTACCCTGCGGGGCTTCAGGAGGCGATGAGGGGgtcactgattaaaaaaaatattgaattctGTAAAATTTTAtcatactttttgttttatcttattcaatctttttcccccccaatataaattataagataaaataattgatttaaattttatttctgattcatTCATCAAACTGCTTTGCTTCTCAAGCTAGCTGAGTAagcaataaatgtaaaagtttacaacaaaaaagacCAACTCTGCTACAAAAGCCATAAGAACtgtatgaataaaacacaatttcatttgattaatataaaatatattttcttgtaaTCAAAAAAGGAGATcttgatgaaaacatttattatttggtagtaaagtcataatattaactGATAACATGGCGACAGAGCCACTAAAATCAGATAATACAAGGCAACACTTGTGCTAAATgatgtaataattattgaatagtgaataaaaaacattagaaagttgatgtttctttacatatttttggttTGGGAACCCCTGATCTAGTCAAAGTTTTATCACCTCAGGGTTCCCTTGAGGCGGGTTCCCTCCATCCGTGCTCAGCTGAGAACTCAGGGTCTGCTGGAGAACTTCTTGAAGGACCACAGGCCGGACATGTTTAACCGCCGCTACGCTCAGTGCTTCCCACCCGGAACGCCGTCCCTCCGACTCAGACGCTCCAGTGAGAAGATCTACAACTTCATGGACGTAAGTGAAGCAACTGCTTAGAGTTTTTATGttacagaccaaaacaaagagaTATTTCTGAACCTGAAAACCGACAATGCTAAACTAAATTCAATACACCTAATGAAAGCTTATCCATGCGTtacaatggcctagtcaaagtccaggacTAAATGATGTTCACTCCAAAGCATTGTCTTTGTTGCAGGGTTTCTTGaaatttttgaaaatgcttgaatttcaattaaGTGCTTagcattcaaactgcacagtttggCAATAAAGtattgtttgattaaaagcttaaatttaaaaactttattaaaagttGGAACCAGCTACATACCGCGTTGTTGTAgcacgttagcattagcttctgctgaATACTGTTGTTGGTATTGCGCTTTAACATTAGTTTtcactaaataccatgttgcGTTAGCATTTACTTAACTAAGTATCATGTTGATGTATTGCTTTAGTGTTGGCTTCCACCAAATGCTATGTTGCTGTAgcaatttagcattagcttaagCTAAATACCGTGTTGATGTattgctttagcattagcttccactaaataacatgttggtgtagcactttagcattagcatatgCTAAATACTGTGCTggtgtagcactttagcattagctaaacAAAGTATTAGCATAGTAGCAGTGGTTTTACTTAGTAAACTCTGGTGTTTTGTGTCCTAGGCTCAGTATTACGGTGAAATCAGCGTGGGGACTCCGCCGCAGAACTTCTCTGTGATTTTTGACACCGGATCGGCTGACCTCTGGGTCCCGTCATCGTACTGCGTCAGCCAGGCCTGTGGTACGCCATCAGAAACACACCGTGGAGCTTCTTTGGTAGACAACAGTCTACCAAAGAATCTGTACCAGGATATCTTCTAATATTAGTGGGATGTATTCTGGTCAGGACGGCATGACTTTGGTGTAGTTTGCTGCAAACTGATAAGAAGTTCAAGGTCTGTGTGTCACTGTAGCGTCCTGTCTGAGAGCATTCCTGTCTGTTTGCAGCATTGCACCGACGTTTCAAGGCCTTCGAATCCACAACTTTCCACCATGACGGACGGATATTTGGGATCCACTACGGATCGGGACACCTGATGGGAGTAATGGGTAGAGACACAGTGCAGGTCAGGTGTCCGTTTTGACCTGCGGAGATGTTTGTTCAACCTGGAGAGTAACTTTCTGCATTTCTTCCGGATGTGATTTGTTCCAGATCGGGGAAATGACCATCTTGAACCAAGAGTTTGGCGAATCCGTGTACGAACCAGGTTCTGCTTTTGTGACGGCAAAGTTTGATGGCGTTCTGGGACTGGCCTACCAATCATTGGCAGAGATCATGGGAAATCCCGTCTTTGACAACATGCTGGCGCAGAAGATAGTGGACCAGCCGGTATTCTCCTTCTACCTCAGCAGGTACATTTACACCTGCTTAGATCCTCAAAAGGCTCGTTGGGTGGTTGGTTGAAGATGGCTTTCCTTACCAATAAGGTAGTGATTGAAGGGTTTCCTAGACAAATCTCTATTAATTTACATGTACATAATTTGATTGGTCTTACCTTGAGTTCTGGTTTATGGTATGTTTGACACCAGGAACCTTTAAGACCATGACAGGGCTTAAAGGTCACCTACTATGAACAAGTTAGGATGCATGAGCCAAATAAAAcaatcattacatttttgcataaaatcagttttagatAAAGATGCTTAGTACctcccaactcaacatttacacttctaagtgaaaatatctgcaaactggtgcacaattatacaaccatacgtctttgaaaagcagaagtggtgCCTCCTGCACACCCAACAACAATACAGAAAGTGGTTTTTGGaaggtaagtcaacaacaaagcacttgttttttccagcagtcTCTGTACAGCGGTTAAACAAGCTGATCAAATATGCTGGATCTCcctttgggttgctaggtaacgggcggaactctgctggggttgctaggtaacgatgCAGTGCCCATAGATTGTGACTTAATATTGCGAAGGTTTATGAAACGACTCaatttccagacaccaaaaaaacatgaacattgaTAAAACTAACtactgggtgtttttttaagcacttgttttgtttttatttgcgaTTTATCGtatttattgaaacttttctctgtttctgcaggAGAACGAGGACCAGCAATCCAGAAGGAGAACTGCTGCTGGGAGGAATAGATGAAGCGATGTACAACAGACCAATCAACTGGCTGCCTGTCACCGCAAAAGGATACTGGCAGATTAAGATGGAAAGGTAAATTAAGCTGCATTACGCTCTGCTACCACTAGGTGTCAGTAAAGAATGTAAGtgctgcagaaaataaacatggcCGTCTTGTTTCAGCGTGGCGGTGCAAGGCGTGAGCTCCTTCTGTAGCCGTGGATGTCATGCCATCGTTGATACTGGAACCTCCCTAATTGGGGGACCGACCAATGAGATCCTgagtctgcagcagctgcttggAGCCACGCCCACAAATGTCGGAGAGGTGGGGCTCTTGAAACCCAGCGTGGGCATAATACGACGCTGtattaacaaaaaaactcagaaagttaAAGATTGatctcaaaatattttcccGAACCAACTTTAAAATTTGAGtatcaaaagtcaaaaatttgcatgaagaaagtttgaaattttcagattaatctcagaaattttccagaagaCATGTggaaatttcaaatatttgtgagaaaaaacCCCTGAAATTTTCAGAGTAATTTGAAATTTtctaaccccccccccaaatttgcaagaaaaatattttttcttggtCGCCAAGAAGTTCtaaaattttcaactttgaaattttttaagtttcaaaaatcaaatatatttttgacttttgaaacccAGAAAATTCCAAGTTTTTCATTCCAAATTTTCTATTGGGATCTTtggttatttttacaaattaaaatctggaaagtgtggcatgccTTTGAATTCAACCCCTTGGGTCAACACAGTTTCAGATATTTTGaggcttttcttttccagctttTCTCATCTACACAATGAAATTTTCACccattttgcaaatttttttttaaaaaattttcacaGATTCTAAGATGGATTTAACttagctaaatgttttgtttgtttcagtttctcaTCGATTGTGCCCGATTGTCCAGTTTGCCTCAAGTCACATTCATCCTGGGTGGGAAGGAATACACGCTGACAGCAGAGCATTATGTTAGGAGGGTAAGGGCGCCGTCTGCTCTGCTGACGGAAACTTCAGCTTGTTGTTGGTTGTCATGTTCTTTGCTGATGACGTTTgcttgtttaaatgtttatttgggTGTTTAAACCTTAATGATTTCTCCTGCttgcttttttgtcaaattttgacGTTAATATCAAGCAGAGATAAGAAGAGTAGacataaaatgcaattttcaaattaaattaaaagaacaaaGCAATTTTTGCCAAGCTTTTCTTTGTTGACAAAAATTGGATTGAACAGTTtttcccttaataaataaaattagcttttgaaaattgtcttttgtttttattcaaattcttaaaatatgttctatgattagaaacatttaagagtgacaaaaacacagaaacagtaCGATTTAGAAGAGAAAGTTTGAATTATGAGaaagagtttaaaattaaaaaaggaaaaaaagcaacataaaaatttaattatgggggaaaatgtcaaaattatgaGAGGAAAGttggagttttaaaaaatttaatgagaaaaaagttacaattttaataaaaagacaaaattatgagaaaggagaaaactacaacaaaaatatgtgaaaaaagtcaaaattatgagaaaaatttaaaatgagaaaattaaaagttaaaattataaggaaaaaaatattgaaaaagtttaaattatgagtaaaaaatattgaaaaagctCAAcattatgagaaaataaactgttAGAGAAAAAACCGTTTaacttaaaaagcaaaaactgaaactacTACGTGCAAATGAAcagagaaattatatttttagaaaagaaacatcttGTTTGGAAAGAACTGCAGTTTAAACATTCTGCCTTTTATTAAAgatattatttccattttgttctcaacatttcaactttattctgttATGAAAAACGAATAAAAATCCACTTAGTACTTCTTCATGGAAGCAGAATAAATTCGTAAAGCTGCGTAAAGCAAGAGtttagtaaaatgaaaaagttaagCCTCCAACATCACATGTTTAACAAAGTGATAATTTGTCATGAACATCAGTTTTTATCCTCTTCCTTGTTGGCCTGCGGCCGTCAGGAGGCGTATGGCAACAAGGATCTGTGTTTCAGCGGCTTCGAGGCCATTGACATCATTTCCCCTGAAGGCCCGCTGTGGATTCTGGGAGATGTATTTCTGACTGAGTACTACAGCATCTTCGACAGAGGACTGGACCGGATCGGGCTTGCCCATGCCAGACACCCCACCGAATGATGAGTACTTCCTCTGGCACGAGGAGATAATAACTTTTTCTGTGCCTCTTCATGAAACAggctgaagttttatttttaagataaatcTGGACATTTATCTTTTATGTTAAAGTTTCCTTAACAACCTATATTCACACTACAGCTGTGAGGTTTGCTCCCCTTTCCACTCAGTCACAATAATGAGGACTGCAGTCTTGCCTttgaccactagatggcgacCATGTGGATGACATTTTGGGCTGTTGGCGGCTAATTTAGCTTCCATCTTGTCATCTAATGTGTATTTAGATTAAAAACCATAAACCTGcttgtcttttcttttattgtttacttttatGCTTTGTTCATTTTGTGTTGATCACCAATTTCTAATACATTTGGCttgtttacttttgtgtttttatttaattttagtgcAACTTCAATATAACCCATCATTGGgcattttagattaaaaaaaggagtaaatgtCCAGTAAAAAACGTTtacatttctagaaaaaacatggaaatttaggagtttgaaaagttgaaaatttgcaagaaaaaaagtcaacgTTTGTGATTAACCTCagaatgtttctaaaaaaaatcttgaaaagttgaaagtttgAGAAAAAACTCGGACGTTTTTAGATTAACCTGAGAACCTTTCTAGAAAAATCCAGATTTCttgaatttgaaattaaatttttctagaaaaatttttttttggtggaaatgtactcctttCTTTTCTATCTAAAATGGCTCCACTACCCCTTTGTACCATCAAGACCCAATTAGAAAAATTGGCAAGAAATGCAGTAGATCCGCCTATAACAACAAACTGGCCAACCAAACTCAAACTCCTGACTCTGAAATAAACTGTTGGAAGTTGCCAGGTCTGTGTTTTTAGCTCAGGATTTGGATCAAAACCACGTTTAGCACCTCAAACAACCAGAATCCAGCTGTCttcgttttcttcttcttctccagttTTTGATGGCGGCTTGCATCCATCAATGTTGCACTTCTGCCATCTCTTGTATTTTAATACTCTTTTCCTTTCCTCAAATTCTCCTAATGAGGTCAGTATTTTTCAAAGAACGAAATATTctccattttctctcttctAATCCAAACTTTACGGCTGAGATTTTGCGTCTTTGAACTCGTCGTTCTGGTCCGTTTCCTCCTCATCGTCCTCGTTCCCCACTGTTCCCTGGAACTCGCCGTCGTAATCCGGTTCTGGCAGTTGGAGCGTGTTGGCAGTCGGACTGGGCGATCTGCGGGACTGATGCCGACCCAGGCCTCTTCTCCGGCGCCCCAGGCCTTTGGGACTCGGCAGGCTGCGGATCGACGCCTTGGAGCTCTGCCGGGAGAACTGCAGGGAGAACTGCCGGCCCCGCGGCCTGGTTGGCGGCCGGTTCTTCACGGTGACCGTCGTCCAGCGGAACTCCTTCGGTCCAAGTTGAGTTGGGGAACAACAAATGGAGTCGGTCCTAGAAATACTGAAGAGAGAAAGAGTTGgagcaataaaacacacaagagctacaagtattttttttaaaaagtatttaaaccttccagagttgggtagtaattAGCTAAACTTACTCAAATACGTTTActtaagtgaaacattttttaatatcaaatgGCGTAATTATGTGGTCAATGAAAACTCGGTTACTGTGGTTCCCTAAAGTCTGAAGGATTTCGTAATGGCTTTCCTCTTCAGACGGATGTCAATCATCTGACCTGTTTTTGGATTTCTTTAGAGGAGGGCAGGAAACacttattttcaaaatcttttcaCCTACTTCATGTTGTATTCGTGAGATTTTCTTGATTAGCCAGACTTTGGTGAAATTACCAGAAGATGTCTAAGCAGTTGAATCAATGGTCACCTTGTAGTTTCCACGTTTGGTTGTTCCTCAGTTGGGGAGTGATCCAGACCGTTCTGATGTTTCCCAAAAGAGTCCCCATTGTGACAGGCATCAGAGAACAATGGCGGGCTGACAACCAGCCGTGGGAAAACAACTGAGGATGAACTCTCAGGTGACGGCGGGTTGCTGTTGACCTCCCTTAAGGTGGACAGGGTGTCCAGAGACGATGGAGGGATGGCTAAGGAACAGGGTGGAACCATGTCCGCCGAGCCTGCGTTCCCCCTGACagaattttaccagaaaaattaaaaccatgaaaaacatctgaatattACTACCGGATTGTGTTTAAGGCGCCGATACCTGAAGTCCAGGAAGAAGCTGCTAGTTGCGTCGCTGCTGTGCCGCTTGAAGATGGGTCGAGGATGTCGGAGGTCAGGAGGTTCCTGAACACTGAGCAAGCGTCGGACTCGACCCAGAacctgaaaacaataaaacaataatcacATGAAATTCTTCAGTTCCCACAAGTctcaacaggaagtgatccTCACCACTgaaccgccatcttggtaggcaaagGAAAAGCATAGATCAGGggtattaaaacttttttggaCCAAAATTGTTGAGTCAAAAGGACTTTAGAACCAAAGAAGAAGTTCTTTTACCTGCTTAACAACAAAGCATTGGTGCTTtaagtaaacaacaacaaaaaagtagttagattgttttgtacATTATTCCAGATCCAACACgatcttgtttttaaatctaaagaatcataaactaaatattaatgatGGTTTATTTATGCTCTCTAGATGTTAGCcaccaattttttattttatttatcatttaattgGGTATAAATGTGAGGCTGCccaaatttattacatttataaaagattgtattttcttctgtttttttctttttgtagcttgttttttttccattaagccTTAAATGtattagaaaaacacacatttagtCACATTCCTGTTCTTATATTTTCTCTACACTCCTAATATTAggataaaataattaagaagatgtaaaatattataaaatataaggCGTAGCTTTACCGACTCTTGTCGTCGAGTCAGCAGAGGCTCCTGCTGCTGCGGTCGACAGTCTGAAACCTCACATTCATCAagctgcaggatgtcagaaagtCTGCAAAAATTATGCATATAAACCTtgttaaaatgatgaaaataaactcACTTATTCTCCAAATCAACGTATAAACATAATGAACGAAGGGTTATGTTGGTCAATTTGACCCCATGTCGGTGGTGGAGCCGAGGAAAGAGGGGATGCAGTAATCTGCAGCAGCCAGAGTGTACGGCGGACGAGCGTCGCTGTCGTTCCAGTAAACGTCTTTGGTCATGTGAGGAAGGTTCATGTGCATTTCGTCCACCGCCAGCAGAGACACCTGGAGGAACAGGTGAGCCAAAGCTGAACCAAACGTTTTCCTCCTTTTCAGGAAGTCTGAAGATTATTCACAATGcacatatgtttttatgttccagattaaataaaattctgtttagtttctaaaattaatttcagaaaaaagcaTGTTACAAAAGTTTCcaaagaaagtaaaaagaaaatgaaaaaaacaaaacaagtagtAATCCAGAGACAATGCCAAgttatctaatttattttgataactttgtaAACATGGGTTTGTCCTATTATAAATAGCTATTGTtatgtatttttagtttagagttaatttaaatattgtgcccaaaactgattaaagtttgaaaatatacCAGAACTAAACTGGGATGTAGTAGTAAAGTAACTCCCATTTAAGTCTTGTAGACAATGTTGAGATGTTAAGTTGCTTAGTAGGTTActatggagctaaattagggccataaagacaaaaattttaactgaaataaaacttgagtctgaaaattagttttgaaaatttttttaaaatgtcatatcctttttttccagattcaaatctttattttcagcATAATTTTGTTCAGTTacaaaacttttatgttttagtttaaaactttttttgccgtttcaaaataatttttcattttactttttgttctttttaacaaactttCTGTCCCCAATTTAGCTCTTTAGTTACCAATCAAAACCTACCATTTGTTCTAAAGCCTAGATTATTGcatgaacatttaataaataccttttaatatttactgatagatatttttttctattttagtaacttatttacctttaaaaaaacagctaaaggtTGATTAATATTGGGAAACTGGTCAGATTTGAGATTCATCaataaaaatttgcatttatgctgaataacaaaaaatttggttaattaattttgaattttggTATTCTCTAAATTACAACATGAACGAGACAAATTGTTCCAGAAAGTAAAGAaatctgaatgaactgaactggaagcgcttttattttgatattcttAGCAGGAAGTGTCTTGTAACGTAGCCGTTAGCTTAGCAGCGAGAAATTGTCGGCGGTAAGTCACGTTTATTTTGTTCTTACATGAGGCAAAGTAATTTAATACAGCGttaaattgaagaaacattAATGTGGTCATTATTATAAAGCTACAGCGAACATAAACATATTGTTCTGAGCCGTTAACATCCCATAATAACCCACCGACATCATTAGCTAATAATCAAGCCTGCTTCCAATTGCTTTCTCCCTGATAGAcattattagtaaaataaaaacaaatgccgCCATCTTTTGCCACCTACTGGGCAGAAAATAATTAAGAtattattaagattttatttttaagttgctgACCTGAAGGTTTCTGTCGATGATCCAGTTGGCCTCGAAGTCATCATCATCTTCTCCAAATGGGTTAATCAGTTGCTCTGCTAcctgagaaaatacaaatatcACTTGATTCAGACTTATAACAAACtttttctggttgttttctgGCTTCTCTGGTGCTGAAAACTGACAGATCAAGGCTAGTTTCATCtcttttttaatctatttactTTAGATTAAAGTAGGTATGAAAGCCTAGGCCATAGCATCTggtcattta encodes the following:
- the LOC102238257 gene encoding cathepsin E-like, with the protein product MLRLLLLLLSTWTGSAMVRVPLRRVPSIRAQLRTQGLLENFLKDHRPDMFNRRYAQCFPPGTPSLRLRRSSEKIYNFMDAQYYGEISVGTPPQNFSVIFDTGSADLWVPSSYCVSQACALHRRFKAFESTTFHHDGRIFGIHYGSGHLMGVMGRDTVQIGEMTILNQEFGESVYEPGSAFVTAKFDGVLGLAYQSLAEIMGNPVFDNMLAQKIVDQPVFSFYLSRRTRTSNPEGELLLGGIDEAMYNRPINWLPVTAKGYWQIKMESVAVQGVSSFCSRGCHAIVDTGTSLIGGPTNEILSLQQLLGATPTNVGEFLIDCARLSSLPQVTFILGGKEYTLTAEHYVRREAYGNKDLCFSGFEAIDIISPEGPLWILGDVFLTEYYSIFDRGLDRIGLAHARHPTE
- the best3 gene encoding bestrophin-3 translates to MTVTYSSKVANATFLSFHRLLLRWKGSIYKLLYREFILFALLYTVLSLVYRLVLSEQQKRLFEKLSIYCDRYAEQIPVTFVLGFYVTLVVNRWWNQFVNLPWTDRLMFLISSCVHGKDEYGRLLRRTLVRYINLTSLLIFRSVSTAVCKRFPTIDHVVEAGFMTPEERKVFENVRSPHLKYWIPVVWFSNLASKARQEGRIQDSIDLQNILNEMNLFRTWCATLFGYDWVGVPLVYTQVVTLAVYTFFFACLIGRQFLDPTQGHPGHDLDLYVPIFTLLQFFFYCGWLKVAEQLINPFGEDDDDFEANWIIDRNLQVSLLAVDEMHMNLPHMTKDVYWNDSDARPPYTLAAADYCIPSFLGSTTDMGLSDILQLDECEVSDCRPQQQEPLLTRRQESVLGRVRRLLSVQEPPDLRHPRPIFKRHSSDATSSFFLDFRGNAGSADMVPPCSLAIPPSSLDTLSTLREVNSNPPSPESSSSVVFPRLVVSPPLFSDACHNGDSFGKHQNGLDHSPTEEQPNVETTSISRTDSICCSPTQLGPKEFRWTTVTVKNRPPTRPRGRQFSLQFSRQSSKASIRSLPSPKGLGRRRRGLGRHQSRRSPSPTANTLQLPEPDYDGEFQGTVGNEDDEEETDQNDEFKDAKSQP